The Scomber japonicus isolate fScoJap1 chromosome 21, fScoJap1.pri, whole genome shotgun sequence region TACTACCTGGGCTTATACAGTTCTGTCCTGTTTCTGGctctcctgacctttgaccGACACCTTGCAGTCGTTTACTCCTTGGGTGCACCACGAATGAGAAGTCAACGCTACGCATTTCTCTGCTGTGGTGTGGTGTGGCTGGTCAGCAGTCTGGCGTGCATCCCATCCATGATTCTATACAGAAGTTTTTACTACGGCCTTGACAACGTAACACTCTGTCAGGAATTTCCTGGTAATCTCGCAGATAATACTATAACCCATCTGAGAAATTCTGCATTTTAcattcagctttttcttttcttgctctttCCTCTGATTGTTATTGTGTACTGCTATGTTAGGATTGCTATCACTGTCATATCATCCAAATTAGTTACCAAGTTCAAGACAGTCAGGTTGATATTTGTCATTGtcctgttattttatatttcctgGATCCCATACAATGTTGTACTACTGACTGACAATGAACACCAGACctgtgaggaaaggaagaggagaggttATGCAGATCAAGTCACTCGTAATCTTGCCTATATTTACTTCTGCATCAGTCCCATCTTCTATACATTTGTTGGGAAAAAGTTCCAAAACTACTTCAGACAGATGATGGTAAAACGCTTCCCAGGGTTAAAGAAGTATATTTCTGTT contains the following coding sequences:
- the LOC128382366 gene encoding C-C chemokine receptor type 3-like yields the protein NGNDSYGVPVEPCDSEAVNYLGAQISFIYYFMFLFSLVGNGLVLVIIHRFERLTTVTNILLLNLVMSSLIFMSSLPFLGVYNQLYNWIFGNVMCKIVGSVYYLGLYSSVLFLALLTFDRHLAVVYSLGAPRMRSQRYAFLCCGVVWLVSSLACIPSMILYRSFYYGLDNVTLCQEFPGNLADNTITHLRNSAFYIQLFLFLLFPLIVIVYCYVRIAITVISSKLVTKFKTVRLIFVIVLLFYISWIPYNVVLLTDNEHQTCEERKRRGYADQVTRNLAYIYFCISPIFYTFVGKKFQNYFRQMMVKRFPGLKKYISVDQVSRSNMSTKSTQNELSSDKL